In Methylosinus trichosporium OB3b, the sequence CGCGCCGGCTTGGGTCGCTCGCTCATGCCGCTCTGCGTCGGCGACCATGACGACGGGCTCGTTCGGCTCAGTGGAGCCGAACCCGTCCTCACGCGAGAGCTCTGGCTATTGGTTCGATCCGATTTGAAGCATCTCGCGCGCATCAAGCTCGTGATCGAGTGGATCGAGCGACTCTTCGCGGAAATGGAGGCTCGGTGCGGCGAACGGGCGAACCGCGCCGGGACTGCCGGAGGCCCCAACTCTTGATTAGGGCCTGTCATCAATCGAGCCAGATGATCCGAAAGGACCAGTTGCGCACCAGGGGCGAATTGCGTCCAGCCCAGCAGTTCTACGCCCTCGCGGCGTGAGCCATGTCAGCGTCGAATGATCGACTTCGACGCCTCCCTCTTCCATCATTTCCTCGAGCTGACGATAGCTCACCGGTAGGCCACATATCGCTGGACGCCCCGCAGGATCACGTCGCGTTCAAAATGGCCGCCTTTGAAATCGGTCATCGCGCTATTCCGCCTGCGATCACAGCCCATACCGGCCCGCGAGAAAAAAATTCGCGACAAAACCGCCGAAATCGAACAGGTCATCGCGTCAGCCTGCTTTGTTCCGACTCGGAAAATTTTCGCTTCTGCTTTTCCGAAAGCGCGCCGACGCCAACGATCTGAAAGGCGCTGGCCGCATTGTAGGTCGGCTGCTGCTCGCTTCGGCGCTCTCGCTTCTCGTCCCGCGGAGCGGTCGGCGCGTCGCCCTCGCCCCCACCATAGCCGATTACCTCGACTGTGACGATCGACGGCGCATCCGATGGTCCGGCGCCGGCCCGCGGCCCGTCGATCGCCTTGGTCAAGGCGGAGGCGGCGTTGGAGGCCGTGATCAATGTGCCGGCGCTCGGACCGGAAGGAGCCGCCGTCAAGCCGGAGGCGTTTCCCTGCACCTGAATGTTGAAGGCGTTGACCACTCGCGCCGCGACGATGTTGAGATTGCCGGCGACGCGAACGCCGGCCGCGCCCGCATCCACCGTTCCATGCGGCGCGGTCAGCACCACATTGCTCTTCGTCGGATCCTGGCTCGCCACAGTGAGCAGCGCGCCGATGCCGGCGCCGGTGACGAGTCCTGCCGGACTAACGGGGCAATAGCCGTCGACGTCGCAGATCAGCTTCAGAGGCGGGTAGGCCGCCGAACTCTTCGGCCCCTTGCCGGCGTTGAGGTCGCCGTTGGCCGAAAACATCTCCACGTTGCCGCCCTGCTCGGTGAAGATGCGGCTCTGATAGATCAGCGCGCTGTCATCGGTATAAGTGCGGATCGAGCCGCCCTGCAAAGTGAGGATGCCCTGCTGGGCCGGCGTCAAATTATCGGCGCTGTTGGACCCGACATAGGCGTTGCCGCCGGGGCCCAGGATCTCGATGTCGCCGCCGGTCTGTGTTTCGACCAGCGTGCGCGCCATGCGCAGATCGCCGGTGTGCGCGAGTTCCGGGACCACGCCGGTGCCGCCGCCGGAGTTGTCGGTATAGCCGAGGGAGGCCGGGAACAGCGTGGCGATCGCCTCATAGGCGCGGGCGTAATGGCGGTAATAGGGGCTCGACGCATTGTTGTAATCGATGCTGACTTGGGTCAGCAGCGCGAGGAAGCCGCGGTCGATGGCGAGCTTCATCGCCTCCTGTTGCTGCAGCAGGGCGACGAATTGCGACGGCAGCAGGTTGAAGGATAGGCCAGAGAGGCCGGCCTTCTCCGCCAGCGCCGTCAGCTTGCCGTTGATGGCGAGCGTCGGCAGCGCGGCGAACAGATCCGCAGCCTCGGCCGGGGTCAGCGTCACGTTCACCACCGGATTGGCGACGCCCGCGGCTTTGGCCTGCTCGATGATGAGATCAGTGAGCAGCTTCTCCACCTGCGGGACAATGCTGGAGGCGATGTCGATGCCGCTTGCGGCCGCGGCGGCCGCATCGCCATATTTGGCAATGGCGGCGGCATAGTCGACACCGCCGGCGACGCCGTAGCGCAGCGTGATGTCGGCGCCTTCCCGCGGCAAGTAGTCCTTGACGAGGCTGGTTTGGCTGCTGGTGCTCTTGTTGGATCCGTTGCCGATGGCAAAGATGCCGCCACCGTAGACCTCCGGATAGTCCGCGATGGAGGCAGCGTCATAGGTGCTGAACGGGCCGAGGTTGCGGCCGGCTTCGATGACGAAATCGCCCGGGCCATATAGCGTGAAGATGCTGCGCCCCGACCGACGCGTCTTGTCCAGGACGTCGGGCTGCAGCGTGGCGAGAATATCGCGACCGGCGATGATGCTGGTGATGTCGTCGTCCGACGTGTTCATGCCGGTGAAGACGACATTGAGGATGTCGCGCCCCGCCCACATGCGCGCCTTCTTCAAAAGCGTGTAGCTGCCGCCGTTGATGTCCTTGCCGGCGTAGATGATCACCGGCTCGTCGTCGCCGGCGTGCAGCGGCGCCGTAAGCGCGGCGGCGGGGCTGCCGAGCGCGGAGTTGCCGTCGCTCATCGTCACGCCGCCACCGTCATTGACCGTGATCGAGCCGTTAGCGACGAGGCTCAGCTCGCTGGTCGCAGATTGATAAAGGGAGATGCCGGACGTGATGCCGATATCGCCGGTCAAGGCCGTAGCGGAGAGGCTCGCCGAGGCGCCTCCCGATGCTGCCGATTCGGCGCCAAAATACGTCGTCGGGGAATGCATGAACAATGTATTCAATGCATTCTCACCGACGCTGATCGAGCCGACGCTGCTCAGCAGGGACACGCCGCTGTTCGCGCCGTAGCTGTTGAAAACGGCGCCGATATGCGCGGTCAGGGTTTGGGCCGCCCCATCTTGAGTAGCGGTGTCACGCACGACGTTCTTGCTCACTTCGACGGGAAGCGCCGTCGGCTCGAATATGCCGCCGAGCGTGATATCACCCGCCGCCTGCACACCGATCTGGCTGTCCTGCGCCGCGAGCAACAGGGGCACCGAGATCTCCGGCGTCGAGACCACCACCGCGGTCGCCCCTCCCTGATCGTCATAAACCCACTGAGTATAACGGACCGCCGGTTGCCCATAATTGGAAACGAGGTCGGAGTAATAGATCGTTTCATGCAGCGTCGCGTCCGCGGCCACGTCGCCGCCGGCGTGGATGCGGCCCGTGCCGCGGCCGACATAATAGAGGCCCGAGAGCACGTCGTTGCCGGCTTCGACAAGCAAGTTTCCGCCACCGTAATAGTGTGCGGTCGCGGCCGCCCCACCGGCCGTTTGCCCGCCGGACACTTGGATGGTCTCGGGCAGAGAGGCGGAGACATCCTGCACGTTGCGCCCGGCATTCAATGTGATGTTGCCGCCGCCGAGAGCGCCGAAGCCCTGGAAGAAGGTTCCGTAGTTGATCCAGCTCGAATACTGCTCGCCGCCGGCCGAGGGATCGAAGGGGGCCGTCGAGCTGCCGGTCGACTTGCCGTTGACGTAGTACCAGGCGCTCCAGAACTGACCAGTGGAGACGCCGATCGAACCCGTATCGAACGCACTGAACTGGCTACCAGTCGGATCGACCGGTGTCTCGATGCCGATGATGTCGCGCCCGGCGGTCACGATGATGTCGCCGCCGTCCGTCGCCCAGACCGGCGTCGTCAGAAGCCCGCTGCTGATAGTCGTTGCGCCCAGCGTCGGCGCTGTGAAGCCGTCGGCGTTGTCGGCGACGTGGCCGGCCGTATAGACCGCGCCGGGCGAGACCTCGTCCAGCAGCGCGAAATCGCCAGCCGCTGCGATGGTGATCGAGCCGGTCCCGGTGCGCAGCAGGCTGGGAACAACGACGGTCAAGTTGTTCAAGGGATTGATGTAGGACGTGTGCCCGTCGATGGTGACGTCGCCGGTGACCGTCGGGGAAAGCGACGAGAGTTGCGCCACGGCATTCGGATTGACCGACGACGCCCCATCGGCGTTGAACAGTGCGCCGCCGACGAAATCATAGGAGAAGCTGCCTTTGCCGCTCACCGCCGCCGTCATCAGATTGGCGGAGGAGGTGGTGTTGTAGACGGCGACATCGCCCACGCTGTAGATCGCCGGATTATTGGCGATGAGATCGGCGGGAACGGCCGGATTGGTGGTGAGAGACGATACGTAGCCAGCCTGAATGCTCGTATAGGCGGGCGGCGCGTGAGGCGGCGTCGCAGCGATGAGAATAGAGCCGCTCCTCGTATCCGCGCCGGGAGCCGACGAAAGCGTCGGCAGTTCCGTGAATTTCCCGCCAACAAAAATCAAGTTCGTGTTCAAGACGTTGAAGAAATACGCGGCCCATTGCGATGCGTAATCGGCGCCGGACGCGGTCGTGAAACCGGTCTGCGACTCCAGGCTGAGCTGCAATCCGGAGCCGATGCTGTAGTAGCTGCTGCTCGTGGTCGGCGCGGTGGGAACTGTGATCGCAGCTTGATCTACAGTGCGACCGAGCGCCGTCAGCAGCTGAATATAGAAGGGCATGGACAGGTATGCGCCGCCCTCCACTCCATAGTTGGCGACTGCGCTCGTGTTCCCGATTACGGTCTCGGCCGCATACGAGTTGAACATGCTCACATATTCGGCGTAGTATTGGTTATATTGGTCGATGACTTCAGTGGAGCACGCCCCACCGGCGCAACTCAATATGGATGGCTTCTGCAGTTTGAACTGCAACGCATTGTACGTATTGCTTGATATGCCATAAAACTCGGCGCTCGCAGCAGAGGTCGAGGGTGGGGGGGAGATATTCACTCCGAACCATTGGGCCCAAGTCTGTCCATAGATAGAGATGAGGTTGCTGATGCCGCTCGAGTCATATTGCAACGCGTTGTTCGTGAACAGGGCGAGGTAGGCCAGGTAAGTATTTGAATTAACCTCGGCTTCGTACTGTAATGCAGCATCATCTACCGCATTACTAGCAACATAATCCGTGAAGAATCCATCCGTAATAGTGGCATTGATGGCGACGTTGTTGACGGCGCGCAGGGTGAGCGTGCCGGGCTCACCGCCGTTGGTGGTGCGGTAGAGCAGATTGACGTTGCCGGAATCGTCGATGCTGCCGGCGCCGAAGTTCCAGTTGGAGGCGACGGTGATATTGCCGGAGTTGATCGCGGTCGACGGATTGACGAGGTCGATCTCGGGGCGCAGGTGCAGCTCGGCCGTCGGCAGCGCGGTCGCGACGTTGGATCCGACTTGCAGTGTCGCGCCGGCGAAGCTCGCGGCCACCGCATTGGCGTCGAACGGCGCGTTGACGAAATTCAGCAGCGTCGTCTGATAGAAGGCGACATGCGGCGCGTAGGCGCCGCTCGCTGGCGCGTCGGCGGTCGAGGTCGGATAGAGGCCGTTGTCGGCGAAGACGATCTGCGCGCCGGACGCATCGAAGAAGCCGGCCGGATCGATGATGCCGTCGAAGTGCTTGTCGAGGTCGGTAGAGCTGTCGGTGGTGCTCCACACCGCGAAGGCGTTGGCGACGAGGCCGTCGCCGCTCGCCGTGCCGTCGCCCTTGGCGTTGGTGACGACGGCGCCGTTGAAGGCGACGTTGATCGCGCCATTGGTCAAGATCGGTGCGCGGATGACGACGCTGCCGCCGGTGTTGTCGATGTCGACGCCGCCAGCGCCGCCCGAAACGTCGAAGATTGCCCCCGACGCCACCGTGACGGCGCCCGATCCCGGCACGTTCTGATAACCATAGGTGGCGTTCACCGTGCCGTTCGGCGTTCCTGTCGTGCCGAGCGTGATCGTCCCGCCGCGCTGCACATTGGTCGATGTCCCGTCGCCATAGCCGGGGCTGTTCGGATCGGGCGCCTGATAGCGCGCGTAGAGCTTGGCGTCGGCGCCGATGGTGACGCCCGAGGCGGCCGCCGTGCCCGCCGCCGCGGTCGAGGCGCCGGCGCCATAGAGACCAATGCTGCCGCCGGAGGCCGAGCTGGCGTCGATGGCGCCGTCGACTGTGACGCCGCCGGTATTGGCGACCAAGAGCACGGTCTCGGATTTGAGCGTCTCGCCGGCGGCGATAACGATATCTCCGTGCCCCAAGCTAACCTCGAAGCTGCGCGTGAAGCCGGCCTCGAGCGGCAGGCCGCCGTCGAGCCGGTCGGCGATGAGGGCCAGCTCGCCGCCGAGGTCGCTGTAGCGCGCCCCGCCCTTTAGCGCGCCGTGAAGCCCGGCCGCGCCGCCGGCATAGATCGCCAGCGAGCCGGCATAGCCCGAGCCGGCGCCGGAGACATCGACCGTGACGCCGGACCCGACCGTCATGTCGCCGAAGTCGGCGTAGAGATAGATCGATCCCGCCGGCGTGTCCTGGATGAGGTCGCCGATCGTGATGCGCGTGCCGGCGGCCGACAGCAGCGCATTGCCGGAGAGCGTGAGATCGCCCCTTGTCGCCTCCAGAGAGAGCTTGCCGCCCTGGGCGATGAGCGTGCCGCTGACGTCGATGGAGCCGCCGGTGAGGCTCAGCGCGCCGCCGATCGTCGGGTCGATGGTCGCAGCGGCGCCGGCCCCCTGCGCCAGCGTCAGGGCGCCCGTGGTGGTGAGCGACTGGGAGGCGGAGGCGCCGACGAGGACGAGCGGGGCCGTCAATGAGACAGCCGCTCCCGCGGCGTCGAGGCTGCCGGCGCCGGTGAACAGGATCTCGGACGCCGCCGTGGCGGCGATGCCGGCAAAGCCAGACAGCTTCTTGTCGCCAGCGCCCAAGGTGATCGTCCCGCTGGCGTCGAGGACCAGGCTGCCACCCGATCCGCCAGTGTCGGCCCCGGCGAGGTTGGCGACGCTCTGGTTGTCGACGATGACGATGTTGCTCGCCGTGATGGTGGTGGCGCCGCCATCGCTGTAGAGGCCGGCGCCGTCCAGCGTCAGCGTGTCGATTGCGTCGGCGGCATTGCCGAAGCTGTTCGAGCCGTAGAGGTTGAACACCGAGTCCGAGCGCAGGCGCACGGTCTCGGCGCCCGCGAACTTGCCGATGAGGCCGCTCGTCAACACGAGGCCGCTCGAGCCGCCGCCGAGGTTGATGACGCTTCCCGAGAGGTCGTAGTTCTTGGCGATGAGCCTGGCGCTGGCGGAGAGCGTGGTGTCGCCGCTCGAATCGACCGTCAACGAGTTGCCGGAGAGCGTGACATTGTTGCCGATCGCAAGATTGCCGCGCGCGACGGAAGACATGGGCGGCGTCGGCGCCGGCGTCGTCGCGGGCGCTTGGTAGATGCCGGGCACGAAGTGGCGGATGACATCGACCATGCCGCCGTTGGACACGCGCAGCAATGCCCCGTCGCCGCTCACGCCGGCGTTCCAGCTATTGAGGCTGCCGTCCCAATAATTGTAGATGGCGACCGGATCGACGCCGATAACGAGCGCGCCGGCGTTCGTGCCGCTGACAGTCCCGCTCGCCATGATGACGCTGCCATCGTCGACGATGAGGCCGCGCACGCTCGAATCGGCGCTCGTGGGCGCCAGCGAGGTGAGCAGCACCTCGGGTCCTGTCAGCGGATGCCCGGCATCGGTGGCGATCTCGAGGTTGAGCGCCGTGGCGGTGATCAGCGTGCCTTCGCTGGTGTTGCTGCGATATCCGCCGATGAGGGTGCTTTCGATGCCGAGGCCGCTCAGCATGTCGGCGTCGAGCACGAGGTAGCCGCTATAGTCGCCGCTGGCCAGCAGCCCCCCGCGCAGGTCGCTCGCCGCCACGACGAGGTTGACGCCGGTGATGTCGAGCTCACCTCCAAGACCGCCCTTCGCCGGACCAAACAGGTTGGCGCCGTTGAGCGCCAGCGAGGTGGCGGCCGACACCACGAAACGGGCCGCATCCTCGGCAAGCCGCGGCGTCGCCGTGTCCTTGCTCGCCGCCAGCGCGGTGAAGTAGCTCGAGCCCTTGGCAATGTCGATTTGAGAGTACCGGGTCCACACGCTGTTCGACTGGATCTGCAACAGCGCCGTCTGCGCCGACGACGAGCCATTGATGGCGTTGCCGAGCACGCCAGTCATGTACACCGAGCCGTCGGCGGTGGTCGTCGTCTTCGTATAGGGACTGGCGTTGGTCGAGACGACCACCACGCGATAGGCGCCGGGCAGCGTCGCATATTCCGCAGGCAGCAGCGTGTAGGCGCCGGCCGGGATGCCGTTGCCGCCCGGCAGCGTGACGGTCATACCCGCGGCGACCTCGGTGGTGAAGCTCGGATCGTACGGGGCCAGCGCCGATGAGTATCCTGGCGCCAGAGCGTAGACGGTCTGTGTCGAAGTCGTCAGCACGTTGCGCGAGCCGCCGGTGCCGGGCACGAACTCGGTGGCGTAGATGTCGCCGCCACCGCGGCCATCGATGATGGCGCCCGCCTGCGTGTCGACCCTGGAGCCGCCGAGCGCGATGAGCTTCTCCGGCGGGCCGTTGAGGACCGTGCCGTTGTCGGTCCAGTTTGCCCCGTCTGTCGTGGAGCCGTAGGGGATCGAGAGGCCATTGGCCGACACCGAGGTGACGCTGCCCGGAGCCAGCGTGACGCTTTCGGTCGCAACCGTGGCGATCGTCGAGCCATAGAGACCAACATAGTAGGTCCCCACCTCGACCGGGTTGTAGGAATTGTTCGTCGGCCCGTCGATGAAGATGGAAGGCAGTGTCTGCCCGGCGCCGAAGCCGAGCTGAATGGCGCCGAGCGGGGCGTAGAGCGCGCCGCCCTGCACGATCGTGCGGGCGTCGACGATGATCGCACCCCCAGCTGAGAGCGGCGCCACCGGGGCCGCGCCGTTGGAGGCGATCGCGATAGTGTTGTGAACTCCGGCGGCGTCCGCCGGCGCCAGGCTCAGTGACATCAGCAGGTAGGCCGTGTCGGTCGTCGGATAGATCGTGCGCGCCGTGAGGTTGAGATTGTCGGCCACCAAGAGGCCGCCGGCATACGGCATGCCGCCATAGCCGTCGCTGACGGCTATGGCTGATGCGCCGTCTGTAGCGGCAAACCGGCTGAAGTCGTTCGTGCCGATGAGGCGGATATCGCCGCTGGACACGAGATTGACGGTGCTCACGTAGTCGACCGCAAGCACGCCGACAAGATCGATCTGCTGCGCGGCATTGAGCGTCAGCGTGCCGTCGGCGAGCTTCGGCGGGTTCGGCGGGTATACGCCGCCGGCGATAGACGCGTTGCTGTCGGCGAGTCGGATATAGCCCGCCTCCAGCGTCACGTTGGTGGCGCCAATGGAGGGGATGCAACTGTCGGAAGACGCGCATGATGCCGCGTAGGAGGTGTCGACGACCCCCGTCGGCAGCAGCGTGGTCGTGCCGTTGGAGGAATTGTCGATCAGGATCGAGCCGGCGAGTTTCAGATGGACATCGCCGCTGAAGTAGAGTTGGCCGGTGAACGACGCCGTGTCGAGGCCGCTGTGGGCGGTGTTGATCGTGTCGGCTGTGATGTTGGCGCCGCTGGCGGCCACGAGTGATGCGATATTGACCCCCGTTCTCGGATCGACACCCGCGAACGCTGCAGCGACGTTGCCGCTTTGGGCCACGACCACAGTATCGATGGAAGAGCCGATGAGCAGCGTGCCGCCGGCCGCCTGCGGTGCCCCGCCTGCCGCATCGATCGTGCCGGCAAAATAACCCGTCCCTGTGAGCGTCAGGCTGCCGCCGTTGCTCCACACTTGCTCGGCGCCGTAGCGCTCTCCGCCGAGGCCGTTCGCAGTGGGCGCCTCGATCGTTGCGCTGGCGCCGGAAATGTCGAAGACCGAGCCCTGTTCGGCGACAAAGACGCCCGAGGCCGCGCTTCCATTCGGGCCAAATGTGATGGAGCCGCCGGAAAGCACCGTGCCGGTGGCGTAGGAAGTTATGAGCGGATTGGGCGCGAAGGCGCCGGAGACGTCGAGCACCGCGTGATCGCCGATCCATATATATTGCGGCAACCCATCATGAGCGAGCGGAGTTGACGGGGCGAAACCCTGGTTGACGCTGATGCTGCCGCCGTGCGCGATGATGCTGCCGAGCACAATCGCCGGCCCGCCGGCGGTCAGGGTAATGTTCGCTCCAGGATCGGCGATGATGCTGGCCCCGTCGTCGATCAGCAGCTGTGCCGTCGCGCTGCGGTCGCCCGCAACGCCCCAGTTGTAGGCGCTTTCCGTCAGCGCCAAATCGACGGCGTGGCGCAGTCCGTCGGCGGCGTAGCCGACAGCCGCGACATCGCGCAGGAGCGCCCCCGTCGCCGGCAGGCTGCTGAGCGATGCGGCAAGGTAAGTCTGCTGCTTCAAGTCGAGCGTGGCGCCCGCGGCGACGGTCGTGCCGCCATAGGTGCTGGTGAGCTTGAAGCTCCCGAACCCGCTGTCGGTGAAGAAGGAGGTCGGCAGCACCACCGTGCCGGCCTGATCGCCCGAGGTGATCGATGCGACCTGCGTCGCGTTGCCGTCGATGATGATCTCCGGCGCCTGCAGAGTGAAGGTCCCCCCTGCGACAGACCAGTCGCATAGATCGTCCCGTCCATTATGACGTTGGCGTTGGTCGCTGTCTGCGGCGCCCAGTAGCCGCCGCTGAAAGCATAATAAGTGTCTTGAGCAACGCCTGTGCTGCCGTACCACTCGCCGTTATATGTCAGGAGCGTCAGATTGCCGCCCTTGCCCTTGGGCAGGCCGTCGGAGCCCGTTGCAATCTTGCCGTTGGCGCCGACATAGCCGCCGCTGGAGACGTCGATCACGCTGCCGCGCTGCAGCACGATCGACGGGCTGTAATCCGTCGCCGTGACGACCATGGTGTTGGGGTCGTAAGAGACCCCATTGCTCAGATTCGTGGTGCTCAGGCTGACGCTGCCGCCATTGATGTAGAGGGCGCCTGTGAAATCGCTGTAATTGCCGGCGTCGTTGATCCACTGCCCGCTGACGTCGAGCAGGGCATTGCCGCCGATGGTCAACGCACCGACCACGCCCGTCGCAGGAAGCGTGCCCGGCGAACGCGCAACGGCGCTGGAGATGGTCGCGCCGCTGATGCTGATGCTGCCGCCATGGGCGGTGAGCGCGCCGTCGATCGCTGTGACATTCGCCAGCTTGATGCTGCCGCCAGCCAGTACCGACAGGCTCGCCTGTTCCGTCATGGCGAGCGTGTCGGCGCCGTTGATGGTGATCGAGCCGAGGCCGAAGGCCGAGAGCCGGTCTGTCGCGTAGGTCAACACGGACACCCCGTCCGCATTGGTCGGCAGCGACAATGACGAAGCGAGCGTGATGTCCGATCCCAGCACATTGGATGCCGAGGCGTCGAGGATCACCGCATCATGCAAGCCGTAGCTGCTCGCTGCCATCGTGATGGCGAGCGAGGCTCCATTCGGCAGTTGGGTGGGCGTGGCCTGCGCGCCGCCTGTCCCCGTCCCGACTTGCGCGAGCTGGCGCTGTTGCGCGCCGATGACGATGTCGCCGACGAGATCGCCTTCGATAATCGGGTTCACCGCTGTGACGGAGATGCTGCCGGCGCTGACGCCATCGACGTAGCCGGCCTTGTTATAGCCGCCGCTGATCAGACGATTGGTGTAAGTCTCGGTGACGCCCCACCTCGAATGGTCGACGATGAATTGCCCGGCGACGCCCACATAGGAGATGAACGGATCGGCGCTGCCGATGTCGTAGCGTCGCCCGTCCGAGCCGACCAGCTGCGTGGTCGTGACGTGGGCGCCGGTATATTGGATCAGGCCGCCGGAGACGTTGATCGTCGATCCCTGGGCCTGCGCGACATCCACGAAGCCCGCCGACGCTGCGCCGTTGCCGACGCTGTAGCCGCCGCCGATGGTCAGCGAGCCGCCCTTGGTCAGGAGCTGGTCTATACCCTGCGGGACGTTGCCCAGATAGCCCGCGCCCGAGGAGGCAAACAGCGGCGAGCCGACCCAAGTCTCGCCATCGGCCCTGGTGCCGGTGAGGCTCAGGTCGATTGTCACCGTCTGGCCTATCAGACTCTGCGCCAGCGGCGTGTCGGCGACGTCGTTCGCCGTCACCTTGAATGTGT encodes:
- a CDS encoding filamentous haemagglutinin family protein, translating into MPYAGGLLVADNLNLTARTIYPTTDTAYLLMSLSLAPADAAGVHNTIAIASNGAAPVAPLSAGGAIIVDARTIVQGGALYAPLGAIQLGFGAGQTLPSIFIDGPTNNSYNPVEVGTYYVGLYGSTIATVATESVTLAPGSVTSVSANGLSIPYGSTTDGANWTDNGTVLNGPPEKLIALGGSRVDTQAGAIIDGRGGGDIYATEFVPGTGGSRNVLTTSTQTVYALAPGYSSALAPYDPSFTTEVAAGMTVTLPGGNGIPAGAYTLLPAEYATLPGAYRVVVVSTNASPYTKTTTTADGSVYMTGVLGNAINGSSSAQTALLQIQSNSVWTRYSQIDIAKGSSYFTALAASKDTATPRLAEDAARFVVSAATSLALNGANLFGPAKGGLGGELDITGVNLVVAASDLRGGLLASGDYSGYLVLDADMLSGLGIESTLIGGYRSNTSEGTLITATALNLEIATDAGHPLTGPEVLLTSLAPTSADSSVRGLIVDDGSVIMASGTVSGTNAGALVIGVDPVAIYNYWDGSLNSWNAGVSGDGALLRVSNGGMVDVIRHFVPGIYQAPATTPAPTPPMSSVARGNLAIGNNVTLSGNSLTVDSSGDTTLSASARLIAKNYDLSGSVINLGGGSSGLVLTSGLIGKFAGAETVRLRSDSVFNLYGSNSFGNAADAIDTLTLDGAGLYSDGGATTITASNIVIVDNQSVANLAGADTGGSGGSLVLDASGTITLGAGDKKLSGFAGIAATAASEILFTGAGSLDAAGAAVSLTAPLVLVGASASQSLTTTGALTLAQGAGAAATIDPTIGGALSLTGGSIDVSGTLIAQGGKLSLEATRGDLTLSGNALLSAAGTRITIGDLIQDTPAGSIYLYADFGDMTVGSGVTVDVSGAGSGYAGSLAIYAGGAAGLHGALKGGARYSDLGGELALIADRLDGGLPLEAGFTRSFEVSLGHGDIVIAAGETLKSETVLLVANTGGVTVDGAIDASSASGGSIGLYGAGASTAAAGTAAASGVTIGADAKLYARYQAPDPNSPGYGDGTSTNVQRGGTITLGTTGTPNGTVNATYGYQNVPGSGAVTVASGAIFDVSGGAGGVDIDNTGGSVVIRAPILTNGAINVAFNGAVVTNAKGDGTASGDGLVANAFAVWSTTDSSTDLDKHFDGIIDPAGFFDASGAQIVFADNGLYPTSTADAPASGAYAPHVAFYQTTLLNFVNAPFDANAVAASFAGATLQVGSNVATALPTAELHLRPEIDLVNPSTAINSGNITVASNWNFGAGSIDDSGNVNLLYRTTNGGEPGTLTLRAVNNVAINATITDGFFTDYVASNAVDDAALQYEAEVNSNTYLAYLALFTNNALQYDSSGISNLISIYGQTWAQWFGVNISPPPSTSAASAEFYGISSNTYNALQFKLQKPSILSCAGGACSTEVIDQYNQYYAEYVSMFNSYAAETVIGNTSAVANYGVEGGAYLSMPFYIQLLTALGRTVDQAAITVPTAPTTSSSYYSIGSGLQLSLESQTGFTTASGADYASQWAAYFFNVLNTNLIFVGGKFTELPTLSSAPGADTRSGSILIAATPPHAPPAYTSIQAGYVSSLTTNPAVPADLIANNPAIYSVGDVAVYNTTSSANLMTAAVSGKGSFSYDFVGGALFNADGASSVNPNAVAQLSSLSPTVTGDVTIDGHTSYINPLNNLTVVVPSLLRTGTGSITIAAAGDFALLDEVSPGAVYTAGHVADNADGFTAPTLGATTISSGLLTTPVWATDGGDIIVTAGRDIIGIETPVDPTGSQFSAFDTGSIGVSTGQFWSAWYYVNGKSTGSSTAPFDPSAGGEQYSSWINYGTFFQGFGALGGGNITLNAGRNVQDVSASLPETIQVSGGQTAGGAAATAHYYGGGNLLVEAGNDVLSGLYYVGRGTGRIHAGGDVAADATLHETIYYSDLVSNYGQPAVRYTQWVYDDQGGATAVVVSTPEISVPLLLAAQDSQIGVQAAGDITLGGIFEPTALPVEVSKNVVRDTATQDGAAQTLTAHIGAVFNSYGANSGVSLLSSVGSISVGENALNTLFMHSPTTYFGAESAASGGASASLSATALTGDIGITSGISLYQSATSELSLVANGSITVNDGGGVTMSDGNSALGSPAAALTAPLHAGDDEPVIIYAGKDINGGSYTLLKKARMWAGRDILNVVFTGMNTSDDDITSIIAGRDILATLQPDVLDKTRRSGRSIFTLYGPGDFVIEAGRNLGPFSTYDAASIADYPEVYGGGIFAIGNGSNKSTSSQTSLVKDYLPREGADITLRYGVAGGVDYAAAIAKYGDAAAAAASGIDIASSIVPQVEKLLTDLIIEQAKAAGVANPVVNVTLTPAEAADLFAALPTLAINGKLTALAEKAGLSGLSFNLLPSQFVALLQQQEAMKLAIDRGFLALLTQVSIDYNNASSPYYRHYARAYEAIATLFPASLGYTDNSGGGTGVVPELAHTGDLRMARTLVETQTGGDIEILGPGGNAYVGSNSADNLTPAQQGILTLQGGSIRTYTDDSALIYQSRIFTEQGGNVEMFSANGDLNAGKGPKSSAAYPPLKLICDVDGYCPVSPAGLVTGAGIGALLTVASQDPTKSNVVLTAPHGTVDAGAAGVRVAGNLNIVAARVVNAFNIQVQGNASGLTAAPSGPSAGTLITASNAASALTKAIDGPRAGAGPSDAPSIVTVEVIGYGGGEGDAPTAPRDEKRERRSEQQPTYNAASAFQIVGVGALSEKQKRKFSESEQSRLTR
- a CDS encoding filamentous hemagglutinin N-terminal domain-containing protein, producing the protein MLHPAARSFRSRPSLDRALLAGVSALSLLTSPHDAEARPLGRAGVVSAPTTAVADALAGAAQATKIAKQAQSSLTRAAQAIQAMQAAQAAARAAAQAATAVVPNGLQPGGLVVDPRVHFTNGVSTTSGLWSNISAPVETVDPAGHDTVTLTQSAQRAIATWESFNVGKDTTVHFDQSAGNSANGNSWVVLNRIDATGRPSQIFGQIKAEGTVLIINPNGIIFTGSSQIDVHTLIAAAMDLNSFTGTANGAFKSSGDAYVPLTVDGLVQTTENGALILAPSDEANANTTFLNNGLFVNSAFQTVVDGSLASTGASALFSAALIPGQSNIGVEVEAGARIVTDISGSDNGGFVALLGPRVTNAGSITTSAGEIILAAGASVQIAEPASNSTQTFYSVRAGAGISGELLYTPPSVSDGSLVLNDVGGMLISQRGNVTLSGDAVEQLGLAEATTSITRAGSITIAANGAETSNQVLFGTESLTTILPEENGETILSDSASLAGFVGPRIDISAPYVDFQSGSFVYAPSATMTLTGAGLGNQPDGSAALPVGRVLMEAGSTIDLSGLAADRSVSDYLYTFKVTANDVADTPLAQSLIGQTVTIDLSLTGTRADGETWVGSPLFASSGAGYLGNVPQGIDQLLTKGGSLTIGGGYSVGNGAASAGFVDVAQAQGSTINVSGGLIQYTGAHVTTTQLVGSDGRRYDIGSADPFISYVGVAGQFIVDHSRWGVTETYTNRLISGGYNKAGYVDGVSAGSISVTAVNPIIEGDLVGDIVIGAQQRQLAQVGTGTGGAQATPTQLPNGASLAITMAASSYGLHDAVILDASASNVLGSDITLASSLSLPTNADGVSVLTYATDRLSAFGLGSITINGADTLAMTEQASLSVLAGGSIKLANVTAIDGALTAHGGSISISGATISSAVARSPGTLPATGVVGALTIGGNALLDVSGQWINDAGNYSDFTGALYINGGSVSLSTTNLSNGVSYDPNTMVVTATDYSPSIVLQRGSVIDVSSGGYVGANGKIATGSDGLPKGKGGNLTLLTYNGEWYGSTGVAQDTYYAFSGGYWAPQTATNANVIMDGTIYATGLSQGGPSLCRRRRSSSTATRRRSHRSPRAIRPARWCCRPPSSPTAGSGASSSPAPMAARPSPRAPRST